DNA from Papio anubis isolate 15944 chromosome 1, Panubis1.0, whole genome shotgun sequence:
ATATAAGGATTATAAGGAATAAAAGCAGACGTGATACAGATGTTGACTGTGCAGCCCAACCAAATAGATATGTTATGTGggctcattaaaatatttaattttcttagtataaagatcatacacatatatatttaagtgtgtgtatgtatatgtgagtttctagaaaatattttaaacggGCATAAAACTTGATTGAAGAAGGTGTTGACACTAACTCCCCACTTTTAACTACTTGGGAATCAAGGAGAGAAGAAACAGTATTAAAATAGTCATTCTTGGGTTTGAGGATTGGTAAAACTAAAAACAAGTACTAATTGGGAAGTAACGTGTGAACAAAGAAGCATCTCTCCAAAAACAGAGAATCAACTCCAACCTTTTCTTCCTGATACAGGTAAGACACTTCAGACTAATACCTGGCTTCGAAAGTAAGCATCCTAAAATCAAGTACCACCCATGGATGACACCTAATCATATAATTACCATTCACAGGGATTAAGCCACTTATACTAACATCCAAATCTAGCTTAGTTTACAaatgatatatatgtaataatatgctaaataattttgaaaagtggaaaaatattaatacaaactaCCAGAAATAGAATAATGTAAGAgattccatttccatttttttttttttttgagtgagtgTTGACCACAGAAGGCACTCAAAAAGATTTTGATAAAGTCATATTAACTTCCTTTTCTTCAGTACCTTCTGTAGTGCCCTGAACACTTCTTTGTTGCGGAGGCTGTAAATGAGAGGGTTCAGCATAGGGGTGAGAATAGTGTAGAATGCCGACACCATCTTGTCCTGGTCTGGTGTATGTTTAGAAGCTGGTCTCATGTACATGAACATAGCAGCACCGTAGTAGAGTCCGACCACAGACAGGTGGGAGGAGCAGGTAGTGAAGGCCTTGCGGCGACTTTCCCCAGAGCCCATGTGGATCACGGTTCGAAGGACACGGGAATAGGAAAGTGTGATAACTGAAACTGGAAGGATTAGCATTACCACACAACAAATCAAAAGTAGTCTTTCAAATGCAGATGTTTCTGTGCAGGATAGAGGTAAAAGGGCAGCAACATCACAGAAAAAGTGATGAATTTCCAGAGAGCCGCAGTAAGAAAATGACAGGACAGCTGCAAGCACTAAAATCCCATCAAGAGACCCCAAGGTCCAAGAAGCAACAGTCATGAAGACACAGAGTTTGGGATTCATGAGGATGGTGTACCGAAGAGGGTGACATATAGCCACATAGCGGTCGTAAGCCATGACAGCCAACAAGAAACATTCAGCTCCAAGCAGGGACACGTAAAAGAATATCTGAGTTCCACAACCTGGCAGAGAGATAGATTTCTTCCCAGACAAGTAGCTGAAGGCCATCTTGGGTAGAGTGGTGCAGATGAGCATGAGGTCCATGAGGGACAGTTGACTGAGGAGGAAGTACATGGGGGTGTGGAGCTGTTTGTCTATGTAGATGAGGAGAACCATGGCAATATTTTCCATGAAAGCCACTGAGAAGATGCCCAGGaccagagaaaaaaggaaggtgTGGGTGGGGCTGTGATTGAAGATTCCCAGCAGGATGAAGATGGAGTTGAAGGTCTGGTTTTCCCACACCATTCCGGATAATTTGCCTTGTCTGAGAATTTCAGAGAAAGTACAAGCTTATTTATCAATTCAGTTTTCAA
Protein-coding regions in this window:
- the LOC100998670 gene encoding olfactory receptor 2M4, whose protein sequence is MVWENQTFNSIFILLGIFNHSPTHTFLFSLVLGIFSVAFMENIAMVLLIYIDKQLHTPMYFLLSQLSLMDLMLICTTLPKMAFSYLSGKKSISLPGCGTQIFFYVSLLGAECFLLAVMAYDRYVAICHPLRYTILMNPKLCVFMTVASWTLGSLDGILVLAAVLSFSYCGSLEIHHFFCDVAALLPLSCTETSAFERLLLICCVVMLILPVSVITLSYSRVLRTVIHMGSGESRRKAFTTCSSHLSVVGLYYGAAMFMYMRPASKHTPDQDKMVSAFYTILTPMLNPLIYSLRNKEVFRALQKVLKKRKLI